The proteins below are encoded in one region of Amycolatopsis magusensis:
- a CDS encoding HD domain-containing protein → MGEATGGLAARGGQGTRDLRLNAREAWLQALVTLGGDLEVGARAAAELAAQYAQPHRRYHTTAHLEAVVRDSAELGAELGLNARDKALVALAACAHDVVYDARPGHDERHSADWAVSWLEAAGLAAADVLRVEELVLTTLGHDAPAEDLAASALLDADLATLGGSAASYDEYARNVRAEYAAVSEPDWRSGRAKVLARLLARDPLYRTGPARLRWESAAKRNLAGELAGLEPPS, encoded by the coding sequence GTGGGAGAAGCAACTGGAGGGCTGGCTGCACGAGGTGGCCAAGGCACGCGGGATCTTCGACTGAACGCGCGGGAGGCCTGGCTGCAGGCGCTGGTCACCCTCGGGGGTGATCTGGAGGTCGGTGCCCGCGCGGCGGCCGAGCTCGCCGCCCAGTACGCCCAGCCGCACCGGCGCTACCACACCACCGCACACCTCGAAGCCGTCGTCCGTGACAGCGCGGAACTGGGCGCCGAGCTGGGGTTGAATGCCCGGGACAAGGCGCTGGTCGCGCTCGCCGCGTGCGCGCACGACGTGGTCTACGACGCCCGTCCCGGGCACGACGAGCGGCACAGCGCGGACTGGGCGGTCAGCTGGCTGGAGGCCGCCGGGCTCGCCGCCGCTGACGTGCTCCGGGTGGAGGAGCTGGTGCTGACCACGCTCGGGCACGACGCCCCGGCCGAGGACCTCGCCGCCTCCGCCCTGCTCGACGCCGACCTCGCCACACTGGGCGGCTCGGCCGCGTCCTACGACGAGTACGCGCGGAACGTGCGCGCGGAGTACGCGGCGGTGTCCGAACCGGACTGGCGGTCCGGCCGGGCGAAGGTGCTCGCGCGGTTGCTCGCCCGTGACCCGCTGTACCGGACCGGACCCGCCCGCCTCCGCTGGGAGTCGGCGGCGAAGCGCAACCTGGCCGGGGAACTGGCCGGGCTGGAGCCCCCGAGCTGA
- a CDS encoding pseudouridine-5'-phosphate glycosidase — MTDYLTVAPEVADALDGGRPVVALESTILSHGLPPGRNLKVAAELERAVRDAGAVPATIAVLDGRAVIGLSPAELERVCAEDAGLDKLSWRDLGPALALGGSGATTVASTSALAHAAGIGVFGTGGLGGVHLPLPGATATWDVSADLGALSRLPVLVVCSGVKSILDLAATLEVLETNSVPVLGYRTTDFPAFYRRSSGFEVNWRVDDAAQAAAAFAAHRELTGSAVLLANPIPAEFEMDAELHDRLLAEGLDLLREREVLGSDVTPVLLEHFHTASGGVSLDANEALVVSNVRLAAEVAVELGA, encoded by the coding sequence GTGACCGATTACCTGACCGTGGCCCCCGAGGTGGCCGACGCCCTCGACGGCGGCCGGCCCGTGGTGGCGCTGGAGAGCACGATCCTTTCGCACGGCCTGCCGCCCGGCCGGAACCTGAAGGTGGCCGCCGAGCTGGAACGGGCCGTGCGCGACGCGGGCGCGGTGCCCGCCACGATCGCCGTCCTGGACGGCCGGGCGGTGATCGGCCTCTCCCCCGCCGAACTGGAGCGGGTCTGCGCCGAGGACGCCGGGCTGGACAAGCTCTCGTGGCGCGACCTCGGCCCGGCGCTCGCGCTGGGTGGTTCGGGCGCGACCACGGTGGCGAGCACCTCGGCGCTGGCGCACGCCGCGGGCATCGGCGTGTTCGGCACCGGCGGCCTCGGCGGGGTGCACCTGCCGCTGCCCGGCGCCACCGCCACCTGGGACGTCTCCGCCGATCTCGGGGCGCTGTCCCGGTTGCCGGTGCTGGTGGTCTGCTCCGGGGTGAAGTCCATTTTGGACCTCGCGGCCACGCTGGAGGTGCTGGAGACCAACTCGGTGCCGGTGCTCGGCTACCGCACCACCGACTTCCCCGCGTTCTACCGCCGGTCCTCCGGCTTCGAGGTGAACTGGCGGGTGGACGACGCCGCGCAGGCCGCCGCGGCCTTCGCCGCGCACCGGGAGCTCACCGGATCCGCGGTACTGCTGGCGAATCCGATCCCCGCGGAGTTCGAAATGGACGCTGAACTCCACGACCGCCTGCTCGCCGAAGGGCTCGACCTCCTGCGTGAGCGCGAGGTGCTCGGGTCGGACGTGACGCCGGTGCTGCTCGAGCACTTCCACACCGCCA